From the Glandiceps talaboti chromosome 10, keGlaTala1.1, whole genome shotgun sequence genome, one window contains:
- the LOC144440909 gene encoding proteasome subunit beta type-1-B-like, with protein sequence MNFEVPQMQGDYAAGPKQHYFSPYAFNGGTVMAIAGEDFAVMGSDTRLSEGFQIHTRDSPKTHQLTERTVLGCCGFHGDVLTLTKVIEARLKMYKNEHQRDMSSTAVAAMLSTILYYRRFFPYYVYNILAGVDSEGKGCVFSYDPVGSYERETFRAAGSASAMLQPLLDNQIGYKNQQNVEKLPLSREKAVNLVKDVFISAAERDIYTGDEIVINVIDKDGVKTERFPLRRD encoded by the exons ATGAATTTTGAGGTACCACAAATGCAGGGTGACTATGCAGCCGGACCAAAGCAACATTATTTCAGCCCATACGCCTTCAATGGAGG CACTGTGATGGCTATTGCTGGCGAGGACTTTGCTGTCATGGGTTCTGATACTAGACTTAGTGAAGGTTTCCAAATACACACAAGGGATAGCCCCAAAACTCATCAATT AACTGAGCGGACAGTGCTAGGATGTtgtggtttccatggtgatgtGCTGACATTAACAAAAGTGATAGAAGCTAGACTAAAG ATGTACAAGAATGAACATCAGAGAGACATGAGTAGTACAGCTGTAGCTGCAATGTTATCAACAATTCTCTACTACAGAAGGTTCTTTCCTTACTATGTCTATAATATACTGGCTGGTGTAGATTCTGAGG GTAAAGGGTGTGTGTTTAGTTATGATCCTGTTGGCTCTTATGAAAGAGAGACATTCCGAGCTGCAGGTTCAGCAAGTGCTATGTTGCAACCACTCCTAGATAACCAG attGGTTACAAGAACCAACAGAACGTTGAAAAACTTCCCCTTTCAAGAGAAAAGGCTGTCAATCTAGTCAAAGATGTGTTCATTTCAGCAGCAGAAAGAGATATCTATACTGGCGATGAAATCGTTATCAATGTAATAGACAAAGATGGTGTCAAAACAGAAAGATTCCCACTCAGGAGAGATTAG